The following are encoded together in the Lathyrus oleraceus cultivar Zhongwan6 chromosome 3, CAAS_Psat_ZW6_1.0, whole genome shotgun sequence genome:
- the LOC127129571 gene encoding uncharacterized protein LOC127129571: MANTNEKDSYNTKPPVFDGEKIDYWKDRFESFFLGYNVDLWDIVINGYEPPISAIENTDVRLRQLSKESRLSDNSFEVRTHWNRFLRWITSEVFKLKGLSEQVKNDYIRGAEERMEARLAQEAEERAREEAEERTRREAEERVVAEVDVEAKAKADVEEVARIATEEAAKTYKVALTRGDSPTYDLALLVLKTLHELKKEQQLVRSRLDQQDQVNSGIQNLLAQLLQRMPPPNP; the protein is encoded by the exons ATGGCTAACACAAATGAAAAAGATAGCTACAACACCAAACCtccagtttttgatggagaaaaaattGACTATTGGAAGGATAGATTTGAAAGCTTCTTCCTAGGCTACAACGTTGATCTATGGGATATCGTCAtaaatggttatgaaccaccaATTTCTGCTATCG AAAACACCGATGTGAGACTCAGACAACTATCTAAAGAATCCAGGCTCAGTGACAATTCTTTTGAAGTAAGGACTCACTGGAACAGATTTCTCAGATGGATAACATCTGAAGTTTTCAAGCTCAAGGGACTTTCTGAACAAGTCAAAAATGACTACATCAGAGGTGCTGAAGAGAGGATGGAGGCGCGTCTGGCGCAGGAAGCTGAAGAAAGGGCCAGGGAAGAAGCTGAAGAAAGGACCAGGAGAGAAGCTGAAGAGAGAGTTGTTGCTGAAGTTGATGTTGAAGCTAAAGCAAAAGCTGACGTTGAAGAAGTTGCTCGCATAGCTACCGAAGAAGCTGCGAAGACATATAAGGTTGCTCTGACTCGAGGAGATTCACCAACATATGATCTAGCTCTTCTGGTTCTCAAGACTCTGCACGAACTTAAAAAAGAACAACAACTGGTGAGATCCAGACTCGACCAGCAAGATCAAGTCAACTCCGGCATCCAGAACCTACTTGCTCAGCTacttcagagaatgcctcctccaaacccttag